The Malus domestica chromosome 10, GDT2T_hap1 nucleotide sequence TCATGGTTTATCTTTCTCAGTCTCAGCTTCCACCTGGAGTAGAGTCTGCTCTACTACAACAAGTTTTGAGCTTAACACCTGAAAAACTGAGTTCATTGTCTCCGGAACAGCAACAAGAAGTAATAAAGCTCCAACAGATGCTTCGGCGAGATCAGATTCAGCCATCGTAGCAGAGTCATAAATGGTGGTTTTGATGCAGGAATTTGTTACATGTGCAGGCACCAACTTGGTTGCTAGAATAACGAAAGGTATGGTATTGATTCAATCCATTTTGATTGTTTGTAACAGAATGTTCACTTAAGGAGTTAGATCAGAGGATCCGCGGTGGAGCACTATCGTATTCATGAAAGCTTAGGCCAGCTTGTGTTTTAGTCTAGTCCGTAAGTTAGTTAGAATAGGAAAATTTTGTCTGGATCACAACGTTTAAATTTACGTTCCCTTGCTAAAATTTGTTCGTTCATAGCTTCTTGTATTGCTTCATCTACGAAGGCTTCTTGGATCGCTTCATCTACGAAAGCTTCTTGGATCGCTTCATCATCTGTATCGTCACTTGGTTCTCCatagttgttttcttagttacaGTGTGTTACTGGGAATGAAATTCAAATTTGGTTTTAAGGCGTCGGGCCTGACATAACCAACTTTTACAATTTTAAAGACGTCCACAATCATATCGACTGTGACGGGTTACGTCACTAAATAGAGTAGCCATCAAGattaaacacacaaatttaagcATCGGCCCTGGATTTTGTTGCAGCAAACCAAGTAGATAAGTGTGTGTAGAGAGCATCACCAGTCTCATCCTTCTCTCCTTCACATACTTGTCGAGAGCCTCTCCCACTTCGACCATCAGTCCATTCCTTCCGCTCGATCTTCTATCGTAATTTTTGGCCAATGTCGGAGCCAAGCTTCTAGCAATGACAATGGCGTCTTCGATGCCTGCGGAGCCTCCCTGCCCGAGGAAAGGCCCCATTACATGCATGGCATCTCCAGCCACCGTCACGCTTCCCTTTCGAAATTTTTCTACCAGTATCTCCCATGGCGGACGATATCTCAAGCGCACGTGAGATACTGATTCTAGGTCACTCTTTCTTATCATGTCTACCATTTCTGAAGGAAATTCTTTGATTAACTGTAATGTCAGTTGTCGAATGAGCTCTGGATCCTTCGAAACCTCCGATGGATCTGCTACACGTACAATTTCTTTGATGTAGTCACGATTCGAAAAACAAAGGGATacaattttgtagaagaaaagaaaaagaatgcaCCTTGTCTGCCATGAACTTGGTGAGTGACGAACCAGGAGACCAAGTTATCATGAACTGGAATTCTTCCAATTGTCTTCTTGTCACCCTTAACCATTACAAACTCGTTCCCAAAATTATGACCACCTGGGTAAACTGTAAAACCTCTAACCCCCGCTAACATGAACGGCTTTGATGGTTTTACACCGACGAAATCCGCGACAACTGACTTTGTTCCATCACATCCGATCAAAACCTGATTTGATAATTAACAGCATTAATCGATATTCGAAAACTGATAAAATTGTAACGATACAGAGAAGAAATGAAACGATCGCGATCGAGTGGTAGTGTAGATATACCTTGGCTTTGATGGTGCTTCCGCTGTGGAGTTGAAGAGTTGGATGGGAAGTTAGGGAGTCCAACTTAACCGAGATTGCTTGGCATCCAAGGCGTATGGTACCAACTGGCAAGCTCTCTGCTAGTGTTTCGATCAGATCACTCCGTTTCAAGCATCGTGCTTCCACACCTCTATCGACACGACAGTATTTCATTTATTGAACCGATTTCCAACTTCATTTATTTCTAACGAAATTAAAGTACTGACACTCACTAACATATCACTCGGTgaacaaattaatgaaaatattttatGACTAGCATTATTGAATTAGATAATTATTTAATAAGAGTTGTTATTCACACTTTAACAATGTTGGGCTCGTTTTGGAAGTATTTCTAAAATGAATAACAatgcttttgttgaaaaatatttttttttggaacaaatccttagtaaaaatgcaaaacacttgaagtgcttctcaTAGGAAGCACATAACTAGTCATTCTTGTAGGAAGCACAAGTGCTCTTGGAACccgatttttttctttctccaacTACGGTTTCAGTCAtttcaaaagcacttccaaacgagctcATGCACTCCTCTTGTGTATTTTCTTCCATATATCCTCTTGTATATTTTGTCCCATATATTTTCATATACAAGGGATACAAAATGTTGTTTTTCGAGTGCTAATAACATTTTCTAGCATTATGTGAATTAATTTGTGGGTCATATATACTCACTTACCCATACGCCATTTCTTGTTGCTTGCCATCATTAAGGTATATCTCACGGACTCTATACAAGATAAGAGTGTGAATTATTTTGTATCAGATAGACAAGTTTAAAAAAATGTAAGGACCCGAGCAATGTTCGAATATATAGACATATGTACCCTTGAAGTGGTTGGGCAGTTTGTCTGAGCTTTGAGGCCACACCAAGCTCATCCAAGGCTCGCCAACCATTTGCTCGAATAATGATACCTCCTCCGGTAGCACGCAGGGATTCTGATCTTTCCAACACAACACTTGTGAACCCCTTTCTGCATGATATATATACATAACATATACAGTGTTACTATTATGATTACTATTGAATATGACGGTTAAATATTTTCGGATTTGAGTGATTATTTGTAGATATAATCTTTGAGAGAATATCTGAAAGATGTGTTAGATATGATTAAGGTGAACCTCACAAATAATCCTAAAACATCTTATTAGAGGAATTCCTGAACGGAAGGAGACTATGTATGTATTCATGTAATTTATCATGCTGATAGTCAACTACATTTAAAATAAGCCATTCACATGAAGAATAAATTTGTAATGAACTAATGATATAACAGGTAGTGAAAGATGAAACCTATGGAGAGCAAGGGCAGTTGCGAGGCCGCAGATTCCACCACCAACTATGGCGATCTCTAACTCTTCATCTGCTACATCCATTTTtt carries:
- the LOC114827519 gene encoding monooxygenase 1-like, with translation MDVADEELEIAIVGGGICGLATALALHRKGFTSVVLERSESLRATGGGIIIRANGWRALDELGVASKLRQTAQPLQGVREIYLNDGKQQEMAYGGVEARCLKRSDLIETLAESLPVGTIRLGCQAISVKLDSLTSHPTLQLHSGSTIKAKVLIGCDGTKSVVADFVGVKPSKPFMLAGVRGFTVYPGGHNFGNEFVMVKGDKKTIGRIPVHDNLVSWFVTHQVHGRQDPSEVSKDPELIRQLTLQLIKEFPSEMVDMIRKSDLESVSHVRLRYRPPWEILVEKFRKGSVTVAGDAMHVMGPFLGQGGSAGIEDAIVIARSLAPTLAKNYDRRSSGRNGLMVEVGEALDKYVKERRMRLVMLSTHTYLLGLLQQNPGPMLKFVCLILMATLFSDVTRHSRYDCGRL